One Methylobacterium sp. AMS5 genomic region harbors:
- a CDS encoding universal stress protein, whose amino-acid sequence MAYANILVSVDLDEAAADRIRLAAALARRFEATLTGAAACKVPAPDYVRDIGEIYDEDPHFEEKARALLAQAHALFERSAEAPLRRDWREALAGPISHLVEQARAADLLVVGRRGSDDPPRGALGASPGPVLMEAARPVLVLPPRMEPAGSALRGARIVVAWKDGSEARRAVSAALPFIREADQVFVVSTGEDARNEGAEDVAGHLARHGAAVTTHLLRTVVSDGDELLRFAVKQEADLIVMGAYGHTRLREWLFGGVTYEMLHRSPLPCLMCH is encoded by the coding sequence ATGGCTTACGCGAACATCCTGGTCTCGGTCGATCTCGACGAGGCCGCCGCCGACCGCATCCGGCTTGCGGCCGCTCTCGCGCGGCGCTTCGAGGCGACGCTCACCGGGGCGGCCGCCTGCAAGGTGCCGGCGCCGGATTACGTGCGCGATATCGGCGAGATCTACGACGAGGACCCGCATTTCGAGGAGAAGGCGCGGGCCCTGCTCGCACAGGCGCACGCCCTGTTCGAGCGCTCCGCCGAAGCCCCGCTGCGCCGCGACTGGCGCGAGGCCCTGGCGGGTCCGATCTCCCATCTCGTCGAGCAGGCGCGGGCGGCCGACCTCCTCGTGGTGGGACGCCGTGGTTCCGACGACCCTCCGCGCGGCGCCCTTGGCGCCTCGCCCGGCCCCGTTCTGATGGAAGCCGCCCGCCCGGTCCTCGTGCTGCCCCCCCGCATGGAGCCGGCCGGCAGCGCGCTTCGGGGCGCCCGGATCGTCGTGGCCTGGAAGGACGGCTCGGAGGCGCGCCGGGCCGTCTCGGCCGCGTTGCCCTTCATCCGCGAGGCGGATCAGGTCTTCGTCGTCAGCACCGGCGAGGATGCCCGCAACGAGGGCGCGGAGGATGTCGCCGGCCATCTCGCCCGCCACGGCGCCGCCGTCACGACCCACCTGCTGCGCACCGTCGTGAGCGACGGCGACGAACTCCTGCGCTTCGCCGTCAAACAAGAGGCCGACCTCATCGTGATGGGCGCCTACGGGCATACCCGCCTGCGCGAGTGGCTGTTCGGCGGCGTCACCTACGAGATGCTGCACCGCAGCCCCCTCCCCTGCCTGATGTGTCACTGA
- a CDS encoding cytochrome c, which produces MRIATTLPILALLLIALPAAAQALDPRAQRGETIARTNCARCHAIGRVGASPLADAPPFRELHRRYPVTDLAEALAEGITTGHPTMPEFRLDPDEAQALIAYLQTLER; this is translated from the coding sequence ATGCGTATCGCAACCACCCTCCCGATCCTGGCCCTCCTGCTGATCGCCCTGCCGGCCGCCGCCCAAGCACTCGACCCCCGCGCCCAGCGCGGCGAGACCATCGCGCGCACCAACTGCGCCCGCTGCCACGCGATCGGCCGCGTCGGCGCGAGCCCCTTGGCGGACGCGCCGCCGTTCCGCGAGTTGCACCGCCGCTACCCCGTGACGGATCTGGCCGAGGCGTTGGCCGAGGGCATCACCACGGGGCACCCGACGATGCCGGAATTCCGGCTCGATCCCGACGAGGCGCAGGCCCTGATCGCCTATCTTCAGACCCTCGAACGGTAA
- a CDS encoding helix-turn-helix domain-containing protein, translating into MQSSGESAGVEPIPAEPPCAHDRSESGCAACKVRLVSVCAALSSEELAGLEALSQPVHLDPRQALFQQEDRAGAVYNVTEGAVRLSRLLPDGRRQVMGFAMVGDFLGLALPERFTVTAEALSPTTLCRFEKRAFAGLVARTPHLLQRLYEWAGHELTLAQDHMMLLGRRTAEEKVVSFLLGLRTRYARIGHDSITVELPMGRQDMADHLGLTIETVSRMLTRLDREKALLIVPGGVRLLDVDRLERIAAS; encoded by the coding sequence ATGCAAAGCTCTGGCGAGAGCGCCGGTGTCGAGCCGATCCCAGCCGAGCCGCCTTGCGCGCACGACCGTTCGGAGAGTGGCTGCGCCGCGTGCAAGGTCCGCCTCGTCAGCGTCTGCGCGGCGCTCTCGAGCGAGGAACTCGCCGGCTTGGAGGCGCTGAGCCAGCCCGTCCATCTCGATCCGCGCCAAGCCCTGTTCCAGCAGGAGGATCGGGCGGGCGCCGTCTACAACGTCACCGAGGGCGCCGTGCGCCTGTCGCGGCTTCTGCCGGACGGGCGGCGGCAGGTGATGGGCTTCGCCATGGTCGGCGATTTCCTCGGCCTCGCTCTGCCCGAGCGCTTCACCGTCACCGCCGAGGCGCTGTCACCGACGACGCTCTGCCGGTTCGAGAAGCGTGCCTTCGCCGGCCTCGTCGCGCGGACGCCGCACCTGCTGCAACGCCTCTACGAGTGGGCCGGCCATGAGCTGACGCTGGCACAGGATCACATGATGCTGCTGGGCCGCCGCACCGCCGAGGAGAAGGTGGTGAGCTTCCTGCTCGGCCTGCGCACCCGCTACGCCCGCATCGGGCACGATTCCATCACCGTCGAGCTGCCGATGGGCCGGCAGGACATGGCCGACCATCTCGGCCTCACCATCGAGACAGTGAGCCGGATGCTGACCCGGCTCGACCGGGAGAAGGCGCTTCTGATCGTGCCCGGCGGCGTGCGCCTGCTGGACGTTGACCGGCTCGAACGCATCGCGGCGAGCTGA
- a CDS encoding ATP-binding cassette domain-containing protein produces MRTRSDTTPAGFGRAVTSRAWTLAFALAALALAANLALAGTAVTFLAAVALAGTGPAAFAFNFHHPAALVRLFALLRTGARYGERMAGHRAALTDQVRRRAGLFAALARAPESRGAGWQLGRPERLADFIDDVADIDYARLRVGFPLATTGAALAGLVLATALVAPLALLPVAALALAGGLVARHALTRLAAIEAWVRRARRTAAADLGAALAGAVPLDAEGQRGPVLRIALDPLRDAEREAACGRRALARLEAVLALAGPAIALAVLLTPWSAGARGTALLPAAFLAFTWLALAEPILSLPRALLGSVRARLARQSLAVEDGHAAEPAPRPGPALGALTLHGLRLRTPDGRDLGPAPDLAIVPGTPLTLVGASGCGKTTLLKALAGWSEERPGETIRLGGAVRPAAERRGLTHLSLHDAAILSDTVRENLFAPGASDAALWAALEAVELDARIRAAGGLDAWIAEGGLSLGEAQRLNLARARLSPAPVILLDEPAEHLGGDQAARILGRLLAHWHDRIVVLTSHRPDLGLPGRRVSLGPD; encoded by the coding sequence ATGCGCACCCGCTCCGATACGACGCCGGCCGGTTTCGGCCGCGCCGTAACGTCCCGAGCTTGGACCCTCGCCTTCGCCCTCGCGGCGCTGGCGCTCGCGGCGAATCTCGCGCTGGCCGGCACTGCCGTGACCTTCCTGGCCGCGGTGGCCTTGGCCGGCACCGGGCCGGCGGCCTTCGCCTTCAACTTCCACCATCCCGCCGCTCTGGTGCGCCTGTTCGCGCTGCTGCGCACGGGCGCGCGCTACGGCGAGCGCATGGCCGGCCACCGCGCGGCGCTGACCGATCAGGTCCGCCGCCGCGCCGGCCTGTTCGCGGCCTTGGCGCGGGCGCCGGAGAGCCGCGGCGCCGGCTGGCAACTCGGACGACCGGAGCGCCTCGCCGACTTCATCGATGACGTCGCCGACATCGACTACGCCCGGCTGCGCGTCGGCTTTCCCCTCGCCACGACCGGCGCGGCGCTTGCCGGTCTCGTGCTCGCCACGGCCCTCGTGGCGCCGCTCGCGCTCCTTCCCGTCGCGGCGCTCGCGCTGGCGGGCGGCCTCGTGGCCCGACACGCGCTGACGCGGCTCGCGGCCATCGAGGCGTGGGTCCGCCGCGCGAGGCGCACCGCCGCCGCCGATCTCGGAGCGGCTTTGGCGGGCGCGGTTCCCCTCGACGCCGAGGGGCAGCGCGGCCCGGTCCTGCGGATCGCCCTCGATCCCCTGCGCGATGCCGAACGCGAGGCCGCCTGCGGACGGCGCGCGCTCGCCCGGCTCGAGGCCGTGCTGGCGCTGGCCGGCCCCGCCATCGCCCTGGCCGTGCTGCTCACGCCCTGGAGCGCGGGCGCCCGCGGTACCGCGCTCTTGCCCGCCGCCTTCCTGGCCTTCACGTGGCTCGCCCTCGCGGAGCCGATCCTGTCCCTGCCGCGGGCGCTGCTCGGCTCCGTCCGCGCCCGCCTCGCCCGCCAGTCCCTCGCCGTGGAGGACGGCCACGCCGCGGAGCCGGCCCCCCGGCCCGGTCCGGCCCTCGGCGCCCTGACCCTGCACGGCCTGCGCCTGCGGACGCCGGACGGACGCGATCTCGGCCCGGCGCCGGATTTGGCCATCGTGCCCGGCACACCGCTGACCCTCGTCGGCGCCAGCGGCTGCGGCAAGACCACCCTGTTGAAGGCGCTCGCCGGCTGGAGCGAGGAGCGGCCCGGCGAGACGATCCGGCTCGGCGGCGCCGTCCGCCCGGCGGCCGAGCGGCGGGGGCTGACGCATCTGAGCCTGCACGATGCGGCGATCCTGTCCGACACCGTGCGCGAGAACCTGTTCGCGCCCGGCGCCTCCGACGCGGCTTTGTGGGCGGCGCTGGAGGCCGTCGAGCTCGACGCCCGCATCCGCGCGGCCGGCGGCCTCGATGCCTGGATCGCCGAGGGCGGCCTTTCGCTGGGCGAAGCGCAACGCCTGAACCTCGCCCGCGCTCGGCTGAGCCCGGCCCCCGTCATCCTGCTCGACGAGCCGGCCGAGCATCTCGGTGGCGATCAGGCCGCGCGTATCCTCGGTCGCCTGCTCGCGCACTGGCATGACCGCATCGTCGTGCTGACGAGCCACCGCCCGGATCTCGGGCTGCCCGGGCGCCGGGTCTCGCTCGGGCCGGATTGA
- a CDS encoding ATP-binding cassette domain-containing protein, giving the protein MTRRSPRARSGRASLEPAALALARGVARAGLSRLHGLQALRCAATLGLAVALARLAGTLIETGQLDAIALGLAGACLLAGAGLASAIEARSAALEAEVAVALIDAAEARLAGMPARAAADLPRGAVIAGLQRHPGALARLVVGHAAARRMMGLGPVLTAGAVAVVSWQAALALLLATPVMIVFFALVGGMIRDRAAAQEAALGRLATQFADRVRTLPTILAAHGLPREMAKLDRWLQAYADGTMGVLAVAFLNAGVLDFFASLAIAILAVFLGLGHLGLAEIPGFAHLALWQSLLILLLAPEYFLPFRRYAELYHAKAEGEAAAEALAGVFSEEAETRPERGLAPAMPGARGLVLPHAGPVPDFDLPETGLVALTGPSGAGKSTLLRMLAGVEAPLSGAVRLPGPGRPATWVSLDTPIPAGTLGAAIADGTLAAPEAVAAAAATLGLGDDSHWPGGLDAPVRAGAENLSGGQRVRIAVARLLLRPGTAFCDEPTAKLDPKNAARVRQALACAARTRLVIVATHDPALAAMADRRIALGAIPCERQAA; this is encoded by the coding sequence ATGACCCGACGATCCCCCCGCGCCCGATCCGGCCGCGCCAGCCTTGAGCCCGCGGCGCTCGCCCTCGCCCGCGGTGTGGCGCGGGCCGGCCTCTCGCGCCTCCACGGCCTCCAGGCCCTGCGTTGTGCCGCGACGCTCGGGCTCGCCGTGGCGCTGGCGCGGCTCGCCGGCACGCTGATCGAGACAGGGCAACTCGACGCGATCGCGCTCGGCCTCGCCGGGGCCTGCCTTCTCGCGGGTGCCGGCCTAGCGAGCGCGATCGAGGCGCGCAGTGCCGCCCTGGAGGCGGAGGTCGCCGTTGCGCTGATCGATGCCGCCGAGGCGCGGCTTGCGGGCATGCCGGCCCGCGCCGCCGCTGACCTGCCGCGCGGGGCGGTGATCGCCGGCCTGCAGCGGCACCCGGGGGCGCTCGCCCGCCTCGTCGTCGGCCACGCCGCGGCGCGGCGGATGATGGGGCTCGGGCCGGTGCTGACGGCGGGAGCGGTCGCCGTCGTCTCGTGGCAGGCGGCTCTGGCGCTGCTCCTCGCCACCCCGGTGATGATCGTGTTCTTCGCCCTCGTCGGCGGCATGATCCGCGACCGGGCCGCGGCCCAGGAGGCGGCGCTCGGGCGCCTCGCCACACAGTTCGCCGACCGGGTGCGGACGCTGCCGACGATCCTCGCCGCCCACGGCCTGCCCCGCGAGATGGCCAAGCTCGACCGGTGGCTCCAGGCCTATGCCGACGGCACCATGGGCGTCCTGGCGGTGGCCTTCCTCAATGCGGGCGTGCTCGACTTCTTCGCCTCGCTCGCCATCGCGATCCTGGCGGTATTCCTCGGGCTCGGCCATCTCGGTCTCGCCGAGATTCCTGGTTTTGCGCATCTGGCGCTCTGGCAGAGCCTGCTGATCCTGCTGCTCGCACCCGAGTATTTCCTGCCGTTCCGCCGCTACGCCGAACTCTACCATGCCAAGGCCGAGGGTGAGGCCGCCGCCGAGGCGCTCGCCGGGGTGTTTTCGGAAGAAGCCGAGACGAGGCCCGAACGCGGCTTGGCTCCGGCGATGCCGGGCGCCCGCGGCCTCGTCCTGCCCCATGCCGGGCCGGTCCCCGATTTCGACCTGCCGGAAACCGGCCTCGTCGCGCTGACCGGGCCGAGCGGGGCCGGCAAGTCCACCCTGCTGCGGATGCTGGCCGGTGTCGAGGCGCCGCTTTCCGGGGCCGTCCGCTTGCCGGGGCCCGGCCGTCCGGCGACCTGGGTCTCCCTCGACACGCCGATCCCGGCCGGCACGCTCGGCGCGGCCATCGCGGACGGCACCCTCGCGGCGCCCGAGGCCGTGGCGGCGGCCGCCGCGACCCTCGGCCTGGGCGACGATTCGCACTGGCCCGGCGGCCTCGATGCCCCCGTGCGGGCGGGCGCTGAAAACCTCTCCGGCGGCCAGCGGGTCCGTATCGCCGTCGCGCGCCTGCTGCTGCGGCCGGGCACCGCCTTCTGTGACGAGCCGACCGCCAAGCTCGATCCCAAGAACGCCGCGCGGGTGCGCCAAGCCTTGGCCTGTGCCGCCCGCACCCGCCTCGTCATCGTGGCGACCCACGACCCCGCGCTGGCGGCGATGGCCGACCGGCGCATCGCCCTCGGGGCCATCCCTTGCGAGAGGCAGGCCGCGTGA
- a CDS encoding cytochrome ubiquinol oxidase subunit I: protein MTDPLLVDLSRLQFALTAMYHFLFVPLTLGLSILVAMMETVYVMTRRKIWRDMTKFWGLLFGINFALGVATGLTMEFQFGMNWAYYSHYVGDVFGAPLAIEGLMAFFLEATFVGLFFFGWDKLTALAHCIVTWLMALGTNFSALWILIANGWMQNPVGSLFNPDTMRMEVTDFSAVIFNPVAQAKFVHTVSAGYVCGAVFVLGVSAFYILRGRHLELAKRSFAIAAAFGLASALSVVVLGDESGYAVTDHQKMKLAAMEAMWHTEPAPAAFTAIGVPDLESRTTRYALHIPYAMGLIGTRSLSTEIPGITELVGHAKDRIRNGLVAYAALERIKADRTDEAARAEFARTQTDLGYAQLLKPLISDPRTATDADIDRAAWSTVPHVPSLFFSFRAMVACGFLLIGLFGAALWYTAREAEAPRWLFRAALFALPLPWIAIEFGWFVAEFGRQPWIIEGVLPTALATSELGIPSLLITIAGFTLVYGVLAVIEVQLMLRAIAKGPEILAEDPAALFPGAGTNRSEAGLVAAE, encoded by the coding sequence ATGACCGATCCGCTGCTCGTCGATCTGTCGCGCCTGCAATTCGCGCTGACGGCGATGTACCACTTCTTGTTCGTGCCGCTGACGCTCGGACTCTCGATTCTCGTCGCCATGATGGAGACGGTCTACGTCATGACGCGCCGCAAGATCTGGCGCGACATGACCAAGTTCTGGGGCCTCCTGTTCGGGATCAACTTCGCCCTGGGTGTGGCCACGGGCCTGACCATGGAGTTCCAGTTCGGCATGAACTGGGCCTACTATTCGCACTATGTCGGCGATGTGTTCGGGGCCCCGCTCGCCATCGAGGGCCTGATGGCCTTCTTCCTGGAGGCGACCTTCGTCGGGCTGTTTTTCTTCGGCTGGGACAAGCTCACGGCGCTCGCCCACTGCATCGTCACGTGGCTGATGGCGCTGGGCACCAACTTCTCCGCACTCTGGATCCTGATCGCCAACGGCTGGATGCAGAACCCGGTCGGCTCTCTGTTCAACCCCGACACGATGCGCATGGAGGTGACCGATTTTAGCGCCGTGATCTTCAATCCGGTGGCGCAGGCGAAGTTCGTCCACACGGTCTCGGCCGGCTATGTCTGCGGCGCGGTCTTCGTGCTCGGCGTCTCGGCCTTCTACATTCTGCGCGGGCGGCATCTCGAACTCGCCAAGCGCTCGTTTGCCATCGCGGCGGCCTTTGGCCTCGCCTCGGCGCTCAGTGTCGTCGTGCTCGGCGACGAGAGCGGCTACGCCGTCACCGACCACCAGAAGATGAAGCTCGCCGCCATGGAGGCGATGTGGCACACGGAGCCCGCGCCTGCCGCCTTCACGGCAATCGGCGTCCCGGATCTGGAGAGCCGCACCACCCGCTACGCGCTCCACATCCCCTACGCGATGGGCCTGATCGGCACCCGCTCGCTGTCGACCGAGATCCCCGGCATCACCGAACTGGTCGGGCACGCCAAGGACCGCATCCGCAACGGGCTCGTCGCCTACGCTGCGCTGGAGCGGATCAAGGCCGACCGCACGGATGAGGCGGCCCGCGCCGAGTTCGCCCGGACGCAAACTGACCTCGGCTACGCGCAGCTCCTCAAGCCGCTGATCAGCGATCCACGGACGGCGACCGACGCGGATATCGACAGGGCGGCGTGGTCCACCGTGCCGCACGTGCCCTCGCTGTTCTTCAGCTTCCGGGCGATGGTGGCCTGCGGCTTCCTGCTGATCGGCCTGTTCGGCGCCGCGCTCTGGTACACCGCCCGCGAGGCCGAGGCGCCGCGCTGGCTGTTCCGGGCCGCGCTCTTCGCCCTGCCGCTGCCCTGGATCGCGATCGAGTTCGGCTGGTTCGTCGCCGAGTTCGGCCGCCAGCCCTGGATCATCGAGGGCGTGCTGCCGACCGCGCTCGCGACCTCCGAACTCGGCATCCCCTCCCTCCTCATCACCATCGCCGGCTTCACCCTGGTCTACGGCGTGCTCGCGGTGATCGAGGTGCAGCTGATGCTGCGTGCCATCGCCAAGGGGCCCGAGATCCTGGCCGAGGACCCGGCCGCCCTCTTCCCCGGCGCCGGCACGAACCGGAGCGAGGCCGGCCTCGTCGCCGCCGAATAG
- the cydB gene encoding cytochrome d ubiquinol oxidase subunit II, with translation MLALLSDYESLRLIWWVLLGVLLIGFAVTDGFDLGVGALLPFVGRTDVERRVAIHTVSATWEGNQVWLVLGGGAIFAAWPALYALSFSGFYLAMFLVLFALILRPVAFKYRSKRASAAWRSRWDWALFVGGAVPALIFGVAVGNVLQGVPFHFTGDLRPIYGGSLLGLLNPLALLCGLVSLAMLVAHGAAWLAFKAEGPVAERARAAGGKAALATAALFALGGFLIWAGAFGGYRVVSPLPGDGPSNPLTKAVVADAGAWLANFRAHPALALVPLLGIAGPLLAALGFRARHEGLTLLASSLGIACIIATVGLSMFPVILPSSTNPGHALTVFDASSSRATLRNMLIATVVFLPIILAYTAWVYRVLWGKVSERDITAPGSAAY, from the coding sequence ATGCTCGCCCTTCTCTCGGACTACGAAAGCTTACGCCTGATCTGGTGGGTATTGCTCGGCGTGCTGCTGATCGGCTTTGCCGTCACCGACGGCTTCGATCTCGGCGTCGGCGCCCTGCTTCCCTTCGTCGGGCGCACCGATGTCGAGCGGCGGGTGGCGATCCACACCGTCTCCGCCACCTGGGAAGGCAATCAGGTCTGGCTGGTGCTCGGCGGCGGCGCGATCTTCGCTGCCTGGCCCGCGCTCTACGCGCTGAGCTTCTCCGGCTTCTACCTCGCCATGTTCCTCGTGCTGTTCGCCCTGATCCTGCGGCCGGTGGCGTTCAAGTACCGCTCCAAGCGGGCGAGTGCGGCTTGGCGCTCCCGCTGGGATTGGGCGCTGTTCGTCGGCGGCGCGGTGCCGGCGCTGATCTTCGGCGTCGCCGTCGGCAACGTGCTCCAGGGCGTGCCCTTCCACTTCACGGGCGACCTTCGCCCGATCTACGGGGGCAGCCTGCTCGGCCTGCTCAACCCGCTGGCGCTGCTCTGCGGCCTCGTCTCGCTGGCGATGCTGGTGGCGCACGGCGCCGCGTGGCTCGCCTTCAAGGCCGAGGGGCCGGTCGCCGAGCGCGCCCGCGCGGCCGGCGGGAAGGCGGCGCTCGCCACCGCTGCCCTGTTCGCCCTCGGCGGCTTCCTGATCTGGGCCGGCGCCTTCGGCGGCTACCGGGTGGTGAGCCCGCTCCCCGGCGACGGCCCGTCCAACCCGCTGACCAAGGCGGTCGTGGCGGATGCCGGCGCGTGGCTCGCCAACTTTCGGGCCCATCCCGCGCTCGCCCTGGTGCCGCTCCTCGGCATCGCCGGTCCGCTGCTGGCGGCTTTGGGCTTCCGCGCCCGGCACGAGGGGCTGACCCTCCTGGCCTCCAGCCTCGGCATCGCCTGCATCATCGCCACCGTCGGCCTGTCGATGTTCCCGGTCATCCTGCCCTCAAGCACGAATCCAGGCCACGCGCTGACCGTGTTCGACGCCTCCTCCAGCCGGGCGACCCTGCGCAACATGCTGATCGCGACGGTGGTCTTCCTGCCGATCATCCTCGCCTACACCGCCTGGGTCTACCGGGTGCTGTGGGGCAAGGTCTCGGAGCGTGACATCACCGCCCCCGGCTCGGCCGCCTACTGA
- the cydX gene encoding cytochrome bd-I oxidase subunit CydX has translation MWYFAWILGLGLAAAVGVLNALWYELRAVRETPPEVTTTLPTP, from the coding sequence ATGTGGTACTTCGCCTGGATCCTCGGCCTCGGACTGGCCGCCGCGGTCGGCGTGCTCAACGCCCTCTGGTACGAGTTGCGCGCCGTGCGCGAGACCCCGCCCGAGGTCACGACGACGCTTCCGACGCCGTGA
- a CDS encoding DeoR/GlpR family DNA-binding transcription regulator, with product MLTDHRHEEILSQLAQTGRVGVTSIAATLAVSDETIRRDLKMLEERGLLRRIHGGAVRPRLDQERPLTERSGLNSREKGRVAALAEGLVEDGMSIFIDTGTTTLALARRLTTRKLTVTTNSIDLALLLADSPARVNLTPGRLRPNDNALVGYDTVDYARRHFFDLAIMGIAACDLAQGWMDYEEHESVLRRALRGQTRRAVLLADSRKFGRQANLQTFDLAAPLTVVTDRPPPEPFAERFSRHDVDLICG from the coding sequence ATGCTGACCGATCATCGCCACGAGGAAATTCTCTCGCAGCTTGCGCAGACGGGACGCGTCGGCGTTACCAGCATCGCCGCCACCCTCGCGGTCTCCGACGAGACGATCCGGCGTGACCTGAAGATGCTGGAGGAGCGCGGGCTGCTGCGGCGCATCCACGGCGGCGCCGTGCGGCCCCGCCTCGATCAGGAGCGCCCGCTCACCGAGCGCAGCGGGCTCAACAGCCGCGAGAAGGGCCGCGTCGCCGCGCTCGCCGAGGGGCTGGTGGAGGACGGGATGTCGATCTTCATCGACACCGGCACCACCACGCTGGCCCTTGCCCGGCGGCTCACCACCCGCAAGCTCACGGTGACGACGAACTCGATCGACCTCGCGCTGCTGCTGGCCGACAGCCCGGCGCGGGTGAATTTGACGCCGGGCCGGCTGCGGCCGAACGACAACGCGCTCGTCGGCTACGACACCGTGGACTATGCCCGGCGCCACTTCTTCGACCTCGCGATCATGGGCATCGCCGCCTGCGACCTCGCGCAGGGCTGGATGGACTACGAGGAGCACGAATCCGTCCTGCGCCGGGCGCTGCGGGGCCAGACCCGGCGGGCGGTGCTGCTCGCCGATTCCCGCAAGTTCGGGCGCCAGGCCAACCTCCAGACCTTCGATCTGGCCGCGCCGCTCACCGTGGTGACCGACCGCCCGCCGCCCGAGCCCTTCGCCGAGCGCTTCAGCCGGCACGATGTCGATCTGATCTGCGGGTGA
- a CDS encoding amidase, which produces MNAMALSVAVAPEMTEDALAARLIEMTVEDCQRAFAEGSVTAEALAEAFLARIETYNPRYKALIVMNPQALDDARAIDARRAAGEALGPLAGVPVVIKDTMDMAGLPSTGGWHFLSAEAGGVDLIPATDAPVTARMRAAGCVILGKTNVPVLSHTGSHANDSWAGPTLNPAAPDRIPGGSSAGTATAVAASLAILGLAEETGGSIQNPASAQGLVGIKPSFGLVPNAGVMPLAGSTRDVVGPIARCVRDAALTLDALAGYSSADPKTVAGIGKRPAAGYAAGLDAGALAGKRLGLYGPGWRDLPLSEEASALYARTQKELEAAGATLVADPFAGTEFAAIAEPTPGLVYFDARGFESAPYDLQLYLERMGPDVAIRSFAAFAEATKAEDAFAPGGVLHPITNLPGLAPCLADPASPPDLSDFLAAREAYLALFDRVMAEHGLDALVFPQMRAELPPLHGPGTLLETTVCEINIAGLPGVTLPAGAYASGAPFNLIFVGRMWSEGDLLACAYAYEQATHHRRAPALDA; this is translated from the coding sequence ATGAACGCAATGGCCCTTTCCGTCGCCGTCGCCCCCGAGATGACCGAGGATGCGCTGGCGGCGCGGCTGATCGAGATGACGGTCGAGGATTGCCAGCGCGCCTTTGCCGAGGGCAGCGTCACCGCGGAGGCGCTGGCCGAAGCCTTCCTGGCGCGGATCGAGACCTACAACCCGCGCTACAAGGCGCTCATCGTGATGAATCCGCAGGCACTCGATGACGCCCGCGCCATCGATGCCCGCCGTGCGGCGGGCGAGGCGCTGGGGCCGCTCGCCGGGGTGCCCGTCGTCATCAAGGACACGATGGACATGGCCGGCCTGCCGAGCACCGGCGGCTGGCACTTCCTCAGCGCCGAGGCCGGCGGCGTCGATCTGATCCCGGCCACCGACGCGCCGGTGACGGCGCGGATGCGCGCGGCCGGCTGCGTCATCCTCGGCAAAACCAACGTGCCGGTCCTGAGCCACACCGGCAGCCACGCCAACGACTCGTGGGCCGGCCCCACCCTCAACCCGGCGGCACCCGACCGCATTCCCGGCGGCTCCAGCGCCGGCACCGCCACGGCGGTGGCCGCGAGCCTCGCCATCCTCGGGCTCGCCGAGGAGACCGGCGGCTCGATCCAGAACCCGGCCTCGGCGCAGGGCCTGGTCGGCATCAAGCCGAGCTTCGGTCTCGTGCCGAATGCCGGCGTGATGCCGCTGGCCGGCAGCACCCGCGACGTGGTCGGGCCGATCGCCCGCTGCGTGCGCGACGCCGCCCTCACCCTCGACGCGCTCGCCGGCTATTCCTCGGCCGATCCCAAAACCGTGGCCGGCATCGGCAAGCGCCCGGCCGCGGGCTACGCGGCGGGGCTCGACGCGGGCGCGCTGGCGGGCAAGCGCCTCGGCCTCTACGGACCCGGCTGGCGCGACCTGCCGCTCTCGGAAGAGGCGAGCGCTCTCTACGCACGGACGCAGAAGGAACTGGAGGCGGCCGGCGCCACCCTGGTGGCCGACCCCTTCGCCGGCACCGAGTTCGCCGCCATCGCCGAGCCGACGCCGGGCCTCGTCTACTTCGACGCCCGCGGTTTCGAATCCGCGCCCTACGATCTCCAGCTCTATCTGGAGCGGATGGGGCCGGACGTGGCGATCCGCAGCTTTGCCGCCTTCGCCGAAGCGACGAAAGCCGAGGACGCGTTCGCGCCGGGCGGCGTGCTGCATCCGATCACCAACCTGCCGGGGCTCGCGCCCTGCCTCGCCGACCCGGCGAGCCCGCCCGACCTCTCCGACTTCCTCGCCGCCCGCGAGGCCTATCTCGCTTTGTTCGACCGGGTGATGGCGGAGCACGGGCTCGACGCCCTGGTCTTCCCGCAGATGCGGGCCGAGCTGCCCCCGCTGCACGGCCCCGGCACGCTGCTCGAGACCACGGTCTGCGAGATCAATATCGCCGGCTTGCCTGGGGTGACGCTGCCGGCGGGCGCCTACGCCTCCGGCGCGCCGTTCAACCTGATCTTCGTCGGCCGGATGTGGAGCGAGGGCGACCTGCTCGCCTGCGCCTACGCCTACGAGCAGGCGACGCATCACCGCCGCGCCCCGGCCCTCGACGCCTGA